A part of Amycolatopsis lurida genomic DNA contains:
- a CDS encoding class I SAM-dependent DNA methyltransferase: MYGTEAAEVYDLLHRARGKNFEDEAEAVLELALGRRPAADSLLDVACGTGAHLRVFGKRFDQVAGVDLSAAMLELAGARLPEAELTQADMRDFSLGRRFDVITCLFCSIAYVRSTGELEQALRGFARHLTPGGVTVVEPWWFPERFTPGYIAADVVREGGRTVSRVSHASRIPAGSRMEVHYLVAEEDSGVRHFREEHLYSLFSRQEYEAAFDRAGFDVEYVPDAGRGLFTGVLRG; encoded by the coding sequence ATGTACGGAACCGAAGCGGCGGAGGTCTACGACCTGCTGCACCGGGCCAGGGGCAAGAACTTCGAGGACGAGGCGGAGGCGGTGCTGGAACTGGCTCTCGGGCGGCGGCCTGCCGCGGATTCGCTGCTGGACGTCGCCTGCGGGACCGGCGCGCATCTCCGGGTCTTCGGCAAACGCTTCGACCAGGTCGCGGGTGTGGACCTGTCCGCGGCGATGCTGGAGCTCGCGGGCGCCCGGCTGCCGGAGGCGGAGCTGACCCAGGCGGATATGCGGGACTTCTCGCTCGGCAGGCGATTCGACGTGATCACCTGCCTCTTCTGCTCGATCGCTTATGTCCGCTCGACCGGGGAGCTGGAGCAGGCCCTGCGCGGTTTCGCGCGGCATCTCACCCCCGGCGGGGTGACGGTGGTCGAACCGTGGTGGTTCCCCGAGCGGTTCACGCCCGGCTATATCGCGGCCGACGTGGTACGGGAAGGCGGGCGCACCGTGAGCCGGGTGTCGCACGCCTCGCGTATCCCGGCCGGATCGCGGATGGAAGTCCACTACCTGGTGGCCGAAGAGGACTCGGGCGTGCGGCATTTCCGGGAAGAGCACCTCTACTCGCTGTTCTCCCGGCAGGAGTACGAAGCCGCCTTCGACCGCGCCGGGTTCGACGTGGAGTACGTGCCGGACGCGGGGCGCGGCCTGTTCACCGGTGTGCTGCGGGGCTGA
- a CDS encoding NAD-dependent epimerase/dehydratase family protein: MTEKGNVVVLGGTGFVGEHVCEAFARQGHEVVAVARSAPERGRFLSLDLTTVSAGELATRLSETAPAIVVNAIGSIWGGSAEDMVERCLTPTRRLLDALALMPGLPRLVHLGSVLEHTPARPPGSTGPVPAQYAYGRAKAEATRLVLEATAAGGVDGTVLRVANVAGPGSPEVSLLGRVARELAASAAADRGAVVKLSLLKAYRDYVDVRDVAEAVVATAAAPVSGEAFDIGRGHAVPVRLLVNLLIEASGVRTRLIEQADRPAARAWHDWIEVDTGPAQRRLGWRPRRSLRESVDDFWEHTSGRPRAALAPVH, translated from the coding sequence TTGACTGAAAAGGGAAATGTAGTCGTACTGGGTGGCACCGGCTTTGTCGGCGAACATGTCTGCGAGGCTTTCGCGCGGCAGGGTCACGAGGTGGTCGCCGTGGCGCGGTCGGCACCGGAGAGGGGCCGCTTCCTCTCGCTCGATCTGACCACCGTGTCCGCCGGAGAGCTCGCCACGAGGCTGAGCGAAACGGCACCGGCGATCGTGGTGAACGCCATCGGCAGTATCTGGGGCGGTTCCGCGGAGGACATGGTCGAACGCTGCCTGACCCCGACGCGGCGGCTGCTGGACGCACTGGCGCTGATGCCGGGCCTGCCACGGCTGGTACACCTCGGTTCGGTGCTCGAACACACCCCGGCCCGGCCTCCGGGAAGCACCGGGCCGGTACCCGCGCAGTACGCCTACGGGCGGGCGAAGGCGGAGGCCACGCGGCTGGTCCTCGAAGCCACCGCCGCCGGCGGGGTGGACGGCACGGTGCTGCGCGTCGCCAACGTCGCCGGGCCCGGTTCGCCGGAGGTCAGCCTGCTCGGCCGGGTGGCGAGGGAGCTGGCGGCGTCCGCCGCGGCGGATCGCGGCGCGGTGGTGAAATTGTCACTGCTCAAGGCCTATCGCGACTACGTCGACGTTCGGGACGTGGCGGAAGCCGTCGTGGCCACCGCCGCGGCGCCGGTGAGCGGGGAGGCCTTCGACATCGGCCGGGGGCACGCCGTGCCGGTGCGCCTGCTGGTGAACCTGCTCATCGAAGCCAGCGGGGTCCGCACCCGGCTGATCGAGCAAGCGGACCGTCCGGCCGCGCGTGCCTGGCACGACTGGATCGAGGTGGACACCGGCCCGGCGCAGCGCCGCCTCGGCTGGCGGCCCCGCCGGTCTCTGCGCGAATCGGTCGACGATTTCTGGGAGCACACCTCCGGTCGCCCACGAGCGGCCCTCGCCCCGGTCCACTGA
- a CDS encoding nucleotide disphospho-sugar-binding domain-containing protein gives MRFLYTMLPGISHLFPLVPLAQAMQAEGHEVLVATNGPAVKAAINAGLPAFEVAPGQDVDEPGLRLGERLAKGGLTDEEAFAAVGATFAEMGGIMLDGLVDAATRWRADAVVYMPICFAGLAAARLAGAKAVVHGIGHRNPLLWALSAMDPVARARGVDDLLDGADVEINISPSSLEKFNPDLPEKPIATAMVDLRHAPYNGGAELPPWALGEPDRPRVIATLGSSGVTVGGGELLTEVVAATADMDVELLLTSGGATLTALEALPEASRAHVRVVEWLPLRSILPSCSAIVHHAGSGSMFSAYAAGVPQIGIPHIGNASVNAEIAAKRGAGLVVPPAEATGEVVREALGEILGGASYRIAAQEVATEMAGMPRSSEVSARLTELLR, from the coding sequence ATGCGGTTCCTCTACACCATGCTGCCCGGGATCTCCCATCTGTTCCCGCTCGTTCCGCTCGCCCAGGCGATGCAGGCCGAAGGACACGAGGTCCTGGTGGCCACCAACGGCCCGGCGGTCAAGGCCGCGATCAACGCGGGACTGCCCGCGTTCGAGGTCGCGCCGGGGCAGGACGTGGACGAGCCGGGTCTGCGGCTGGGTGAGAGGCTGGCCAAAGGCGGGCTGACCGACGAAGAGGCCTTCGCCGCGGTCGGGGCGACCTTCGCGGAAATGGGCGGGATCATGCTCGACGGCCTGGTCGACGCCGCGACCCGCTGGCGCGCCGACGCGGTGGTGTACATGCCGATCTGCTTCGCCGGTCTCGCCGCCGCCAGGCTCGCCGGGGCCAAGGCGGTGGTGCACGGGATCGGTCACCGCAACCCGCTGCTGTGGGCGTTGTCCGCGATGGACCCGGTGGCGCGGGCCCGCGGGGTGGACGACCTGCTCGACGGCGCCGACGTCGAGATCAACATCAGCCCGAGCTCGCTGGAGAAGTTCAATCCGGATCTGCCGGAGAAGCCGATCGCCACCGCCATGGTGGATCTGCGGCATGCCCCGTACAACGGTGGCGCCGAGTTGCCGCCGTGGGCACTGGGCGAACCCGACCGGCCGAGGGTGATCGCCACGCTGGGGTCGTCCGGGGTGACGGTCGGCGGCGGTGAACTGCTCACGGAGGTGGTGGCCGCCACCGCGGACATGGACGTGGAGCTGTTGCTGACGTCCGGAGGTGCCACGCTGACCGCGCTGGAGGCGCTGCCGGAGGCGAGCCGGGCGCACGTCCGGGTGGTCGAATGGCTTCCGCTGCGATCGATCCTGCCGAGTTGTTCGGCGATCGTGCACCACGCCGGGTCCGGGTCGATGTTCTCCGCCTACGCCGCGGGAGTGCCGCAGATCGGCATCCCGCACATCGGGAACGCCTCGGTCAACGCGGAGATCGCGGCGAAGCGCGGGGCGGGGCTGGTCGTTCCCCCGGCGGAGGCCACCGGCGAGGTGGTCCGCGAGGCGCTCGGCGAGATCTTGGGTGGGGCCTCGTACCGGATCGCCGCGCAGGAGGTCGCCACCGAGATGGCGGGGATGCCGCGCAGCTCCGAGGTCTCCGCGCGGCTGACCGAACTGCTGCGCTGA
- the fabD gene encoding ACP S-malonyltransferase, giving the protein MVADGTAFVFPGQGAQRVGMGADLLRAEPRLVGAVFEEADEVLGLPLSRWCLRGPAERLDGTAVTQPAVLVTSVAALTVLRARGVRPDVVAGHSFGEYAALVSAGALDWRDALRLVRRRGLLVAEAGRRAPGAMLAVVGLDLATVEKLCAEVTATVGESVEVANDNEPRQVVVAGRLSAIAAMEEAAKAAGAGRVRRLGVSAAVHCGLMADAERAFAAAVDATPPAAPRLPVFSGVTAGLVRTGEEAAAVLRRQLTSRVRWTETVRAVAAAGAVRFVEVGNGQVVGRLCRRIIPSAAVFHTSTSWQLADALAATGGAVG; this is encoded by the coding sequence ATGGTCGCCGACGGCACGGCTTTCGTCTTCCCGGGACAAGGGGCGCAACGGGTCGGCATGGGAGCCGATCTGCTGCGCGCCGAACCGCGACTGGTCGGCGCGGTGTTCGAGGAGGCGGACGAGGTGCTCGGGCTGCCCCTGTCCCGATGGTGCCTGCGAGGGCCTGCCGAGAGGCTCGACGGAACGGCGGTCACCCAGCCCGCGGTCCTGGTGACCAGCGTCGCCGCGCTGACCGTGCTGCGGGCCCGAGGGGTCCGGCCGGATGTGGTGGCGGGGCACAGTTTCGGCGAGTACGCCGCCTTGGTCTCCGCGGGCGCGCTCGACTGGCGCGATGCGCTGCGCCTGGTCCGGCGGCGCGGCCTGCTGGTGGCCGAGGCGGGCCGTCGCGCGCCCGGCGCGATGCTGGCGGTGGTCGGACTGGATCTCGCCACGGTGGAGAAACTGTGCGCCGAAGTCACCGCGACCGTCGGGGAATCGGTGGAGGTGGCCAACGACAACGAACCGCGGCAGGTGGTGGTCGCGGGCAGGCTGTCCGCGATCGCCGCGATGGAGGAGGCCGCGAAGGCCGCCGGCGCGGGCCGGGTGCGGCGGCTGGGGGTTTCGGCCGCCGTGCACTGCGGCCTGATGGCCGACGCCGAACGCGCGTTCGCCGCGGCGGTGGACGCGACCCCGCCGGCCGCGCCCCGGCTTCCGGTGTTCTCCGGGGTGACGGCCGGCCTGGTCCGCACGGGTGAGGAGGCCGCCGCGGTGTTGCGGCGTCAGCTCACCAGCCGGGTCCGGTGGACCGAGACGGTCAGGGCCGTCGCCGCGGCCGGGGCGGTGCGGTTCGTCGAGGTGGGCAACGGACAGGTGGTCGGCAGGCTGTGCCGCCGGATCATCCCGTCCGCGGCCGTCTTCCACACCAGCACTTCCTGGCAGCTCGCCGACGCGCTGGCGGCCACCGGGGGAGCGGTGGGCTGA